The Caldilineales bacterium sequence TGCGGCAGGGGCGCTGGCAGGGTGGGAGGCGGCAGGGTGCAAGGGGCGGGCGGTAAGGTGGGGCTGAGCGAAGCAAAGGATTGCCAGCCTGCTCTTTCGGCGCCAGCGGGATCGGGTGGGGAGGGTGGGCGCAGCGCAATCGTACAGTCTAGCACAGCCAGGGAGGGGTGAAAAAAAGACGGCGAGACATCGTTGCTTGCACACGGGCGGCGGAGACGGCTTCGCGCCTGGCTGCTTTCTGCGCTACAATGTCCCCAGCGAAGGCTAACCATGAACACCACCACTTTCCTGTATGCCCTGATGTCGGCGGCTGCCCCGGCTGCCCCACCGGCCCGATACGGCCTCCCGCCGGGCGCCTTTGGGAGCGTGAAGCGATGAATTGTTGCCAGTGCGAGGGCATCGAACGCGAGTTCGACGCCGCCGAGGCTGCCGCCATGCTGAAGGAGTATCAAGAGCAAGGTCTGCGCGGGACGACGCGTATGCTGGTGGATGCACTCAAGGCCGAGGGTGTGGAAGGGGCCGAGCTGCTGGACATCGGCGGCGGCATCGGCGGCATCCAGCATGCGCTGCTGGCGGCGGGAGCGACGCGCGCCGTCCACATCGACGCCTCGTCGGCCTATCTGCAAAGCGCGCGCGCCGAGGCCGACCGCCTGGGCTTGGGCGAACGCATCCGTTTTCAGCACGGCGATTTCGTCACCCTGGCGCCGGAGGTGGCGCCGGCCGATGTCGTCACGCTCGACCGCGTCATCTGCTGCTACCACGATATGCCGGGGCTGGTGGGGCGTTCGGTCGAGCGCACCCGCCGGCTCTACGGCCTTGTCTATCCGCGCGATGGCTGGTGGATCAGGCTGGGCATGCGGGCCGGCAACCTGGGCCTGCGGTTCTCGCGCAGCCCGTTTCGCATCTTCAACCATCCCACCGCCGCCGTCGATGGCCTTGTCCGCAGCCACGGCTTCCAACGCCGCTTCCACCGGCAGACGTGGTTGTGGCAAGTGGTCGTCTATGCCCGATAGTCCGCCGGCGTAGCCGTGGACGGAGCACACAACGAGACCCTTCACAGCCAGCCCGTTCGCACGTGGGCGTGCGAACTCCGCCAGGCAAAACGCCTCACGGAACACGGAACACGCAACACCTTTCACCCCCCGCTCGCTGACGCTCGCGGTTCGGTTCTTGCCATGCACCACACCTTCGATGTCATCGTTATCGGCGCCGGCATCATGGGCTGCGCCACCGCCTACGAACTGGCGCAGCGCGGCCTGAAAGTCGGCGTGGTCGAAAAACGGCAGGTCGGCGCCGGCAGCACCGGCAAGTCATCGGCCATCATCCGCCAACACTATTCGAACGCCTTGACCGCCTCGATGGCGCTGTGGAGCCTGCGCGTCTTCCAGGATTTCGACGGGCGCGTGGGCGGCGAGTGCGGCTTCAGGCGAACGGGCTTCGTGGCCCTGGTCGCGGGCAGAGACCGCGCCGGGCTGGAGGCCAACATCGCCCTGCAACAGCGGCTGGGCATCCAGACCGAAGCCCTCGACCCCGCCGCCCTGGCCGAAATCCTCCCCACCATGCGGCTGGATGACATTCCGATCGCCGCCTACGAGCCGGAAAGCGGCTATGCCGACCCCTATCTGACCGTGACTTCCTATGCCGCCGCCGCCCGCCGCCATGGCGCCCGTTTCTTCCTCGGCGCGCCGGTGACGGGGATTTTCTTTCAGGGCGGGCGGGTGACCGGGGTGGAGACGCCGCAGGGCCGCCTGGCCGCGCCGGTGGTGGTGAACGCAACCGGCGCCTGGGGCGCCGGGGTGGCGCGGCTGGCCGGGGTCGAGGCCCCGATCCGCCCCTGCCGCGCCCAGGTAGCCTTCTTCCGCCGGCCGGCTGGCGACGAGGCCGGGCATCCGGTGGTGGCCGACTTCCTCAACGCCATCTACTTTCGGCCCGAAACCGGCGCCCTCACCCTGGTGGGGCTGATCGACCCCGGCGAGGCCAACGCCGTCATCGATCCCGACGCTTGCGACGAACAGATGGAGGCAGGGTTCGTGCTGGAGGTGGGCGAGCGACTCATTGCCCGCTATCCGGGCCTGGAACGAGGCCAGAGCACAGGCGGGTATGCCGCGTTCTACGCCATCACCCCCGATTGGCACCCGATCATCGACGAAGCGCCCGCCGGCAGCGGCCATTTCATCTGCGCCGGCTTCAGCGGCCACGGCTTCAAACTCGGCCCGGCTGTGGGCAGGATGATGGCCGACCGCATTCTGGCCACACCCGACCCGGTCTTCGACCCTCACCTGTTCCGGCTCGACCGCTATGCCCAGGGCCAACCCGTGCGCGGCCAATACGAGTACAGCATCGTGGGATAAACCGCCGTGAAACCAGCCCCGCCCGTCACCCTCACCCTCACCGGCATCGCCCACGGCGGCGAAGCCTTCGGCCACCACCAGGGCAAGATCGTCTTCGTCCCCTACGCCATCCCCGGCGAGACGGTGCAGGTCGAGATCAGCGAGGACAAGCCCAAATGGGCGCGCGCCCGTCTGCGCAAAGTCCTCCGGCCCTCGCCCGACCGCCGCCAACCACCCTGCCCCTACTTCGGGCCGGGGCGCTGCGGCGGCTGCCAGTGGCAGCACATCGCCTACGAGCGGCAGTTGGCGCTCAAACAAGAGGTGCTAGCCGACCAATTGCGCCGGCTGGGCGGCATCGCCGACCCGCCCGTACTCGACATCATCGCCCTGGCCGACGACGACGGCCTGCGCGACTACGGCTACCGCAATCACGTCCAACTGGCGACCGCCGGCAACGGCCGCCTGGGTTTTGTGCGCGAGGGGGCCGAGATGGGGCGAGAAGCGACGGACGTCATCGCCATCGACGAGTGTCTGCTGCTCCACCCCCTGGTGGACGAACTGCACCAGGCGCTGCGGCTGGCCCAGAGCGAAGACCGGGCCGAGGAAGAAGGTGAAGCAGTGCGGCTGCAGCGAGTCAGCCTGCGGGCCGGGCTGCACAGCGGCCAACAACTGTTGGTCTTCGAGACCGCCGACGACCGGGCGCCGGGGTTGCTGGTGGAGGAGTGGACGGTGGCGGCGGCGCTGAAGAGGGGCGACGGCTCGACGCTGGGACTGATCGGCGACCCCTGGCTGGAGGAAACCGTCGGTGGGCGGACGTTCCGGGTTTCGGCGGCCAGCTTCTTTCAGGTCAACACCATCGGGGCCGAGGCGATGGTCGATCTGGCCGGGGACATGCTGGCGCCACAGGGCCATGAAACCCTGCTGGATGCCTATTGCGGCGTGGGTCTCTTTGGCCTCAGCCTGGCCGGGCAGGTGCGCGAGGTGGTTGGGGTCGAGTCGTCGCCATCCGCCTGCGACGATTTTGCCTGGAATGCCCGCGACCTGAACCATGTCAGCCTGTTCGAGGGAGCCGTGGCCGAGGTGCTGGCCGCGCTCCCCGCGCCCGGCGACGAACGACAGCCCGATTCGCCTGCATCCTTCGACCTGGCCATCCTCGATCCCCCGCGCAGCGGCGCCGGCCCCGACGTGGTGGCGCAGATCGCCCGCCTCGGCATCCCCCGGCTCTTGTACATCTCCTGCGACCCGGCCACCCTGGCCCGCGACGCCCGGCTCTTGCTGGCGACCGGCTATCACCTGCGTCGCGTCCAGCCGATCGACCTCTTCCCGCAAACCTTTCATCTCGAAAGCCTGGCGCTGTTCGAGCGCCCCTAGGAGACTGCCATGTTCCCATCCTCCCTCACTTCCGGCCAACGCTGGTGGTTGCTGGCCCTGCTGGCCGTCTGGGCCGTCCTGCTCTTCGGCGGCTTCCTGGTCGGTTCGGCCGGCGCCGATGCCAGCCGCCGCATGCCCCTGAACACGCGCCTGCTTTCGTCGCTGGTGCTGGTCGTGGCCGGCTGGAGCTGGTTTTTCTTCTGCCGGGGCGCGCAGGCCGAGCGATTCGCGCTGCTGGTGGCCCTGGGCATGAGCTTCGGGCTGCTGGGCGACCTGTACATGGCCGGGCTGATCCCGTTGGGAAACCGGGTTCTGGGCGGAATGGCCGCCTTTGGCATCGGCCACATCTTCTACATCAGCGCCTTCGTCGGCTTCGGCAACCAGCAGGGCCTGGCCGCGCCCGGCCCGCGGTGGGGCGCCCTGGCCGTCTGGCTCCTGATCGGGTTGGTGGGCTGGTATGTCGTCGTCTTCCGCGGCCAACAGGCCACCGCCTTGCATTGGGCGGCTCTGCCCTATGCCTTGCTCCTGGCCAGCACCGCCGGTTTCGCTGCCGGCCTGGCCTTGCAGGCCCCCCGGTTCCTGCCCCTGGCCCTGGGCGGGGCGCTTTTCCTGGTCAGCGACCTCATCCTGGCCGGACAACTGTTCAGCGGTCTCTCGTTCCGGCTCATTGGCGATGTCATCTGGCTGACCTACGGCCCCGGCCAGATGCTGATCGTCTACTCCATCGGCGCGGCCCTGGCCTGGGTGATGGGCAAAGCCTGACCCTCAGCCTGTTGCCACCGCCTCCCCTCACCCCCTCCCTGGGCTGCATGACCGACCTCGACCTTGCCCGCCTGCATTCTTACCGGGCCGCGACCTTTTGCCTTCGCCCCGACGGCCGGCTGCACACCCCAGACGACGCTCGCCGTTATGTCAACGAGCGTGGCTTCATCTACTTTTGGCCAATCACCGGCGTCGAATTCCCCAGCCTGTGGGCGGCCGTGGCCGGCAACCGGCCCGTGGCCGACGAGCACGATGATCCGGGGCACATCACCTGGCGCTGGAAAGACCAGGCCTTGGACAAACGCTGGTGGTACTACGCCAAAATCCTGCGCGGCAAGGCCACCCTGATCGACCTGACCACAGCGCCCGCCTTCTATGCCCTGAGCGAGAACTACGGCGAGCCGGAACAAGACTATCGCGACCAGTATGGCGACGGCCAACTCTCGCACGAGGCCAAGACCCTCTACGAGACCCTGCTCACCGCCGGCCCGCTCGACACCGTCAACCTGCGCCGCCAGATGCACATGACCAGCCAGGCCAGCAACACGCCCTTCGAGTCGGCGCTCGTCCATCTCCAGCGCGATTTCAAGATCCTGCCGGTCGGCGTGGCCGAAACCGGCGCCTGGCGCTACAGCTTCATCTATGAATGCACACATCGCTGGTATCCCGACCTGCCGGCTGCGGCCAGAGCCATCTCGCGCCAGGCAGCCCGGCGGATACTGGCCGGGCACTTTCTGCGGGCGATGGGCGCGGCCCGGCCGGCCGACCTGCGCAAGCTCTTCGGCTGGAAGCCCGACGA is a genomic window containing:
- a CDS encoding lysoplasmalogenase, whose protein sequence is MFPSSLTSGQRWWLLALLAVWAVLLFGGFLVGSAGADASRRMPLNTRLLSSLVLVVAGWSWFFFCRGAQAERFALLVALGMSFGLLGDLYMAGLIPLGNRVLGGMAAFGIGHIFYISAFVGFGNQQGLAAPGPRWGALAVWLLIGLVGWYVVVFRGQQATALHWAALPYALLLASTAGFAAGLALQAPRFLPLALGGALFLVSDLILAGQLFSGLSFRLIGDVIWLTYGPGQMLIVYSIGAALAWVMGKA
- a CDS encoding FAD-binding oxidoreductase, with amino-acid sequence MHHTFDVIVIGAGIMGCATAYELAQRGLKVGVVEKRQVGAGSTGKSSAIIRQHYSNALTASMALWSLRVFQDFDGRVGGECGFRRTGFVALVAGRDRAGLEANIALQQRLGIQTEALDPAALAEILPTMRLDDIPIAAYEPESGYADPYLTVTSYAAAARRHGARFFLGAPVTGIFFQGGRVTGVETPQGRLAAPVVVNATGAWGAGVARLAGVEAPIRPCRAQVAFFRRPAGDEAGHPVVADFLNAIYFRPETGALTLVGLIDPGEANAVIDPDACDEQMEAGFVLEVGERLIARYPGLERGQSTGGYAAFYAITPDWHPIIDEAPAGSGHFICAGFSGHGFKLGPAVGRMMADRILATPDPVFDPHLFRLDRYAQGQPVRGQYEYSIVG
- the rlmD gene encoding 23S rRNA (uracil(1939)-C(5))-methyltransferase RlmD; translated protein: MKPAPPVTLTLTGIAHGGEAFGHHQGKIVFVPYAIPGETVQVEISEDKPKWARARLRKVLRPSPDRRQPPCPYFGPGRCGGCQWQHIAYERQLALKQEVLADQLRRLGGIADPPVLDIIALADDDGLRDYGYRNHVQLATAGNGRLGFVREGAEMGREATDVIAIDECLLLHPLVDELHQALRLAQSEDRAEEEGEAVRLQRVSLRAGLHSGQQLLVFETADDRAPGLLVEEWTVAAALKRGDGSTLGLIGDPWLEETVGGRTFRVSAASFFQVNTIGAEAMVDLAGDMLAPQGHETLLDAYCGVGLFGLSLAGQVREVVGVESSPSACDDFAWNARDLNHVSLFEGAVAEVLAALPAPGDERQPDSPASFDLAILDPPRSGAGPDVVAQIARLGIPRLLYISCDPATLARDARLLLATGYHLRRVQPIDLFPQTFHLESLALFERP
- a CDS encoding winged helix DNA-binding domain-containing protein, whose translation is MTDLDLARLHSYRAATFCLRPDGRLHTPDDARRYVNERGFIYFWPITGVEFPSLWAAVAGNRPVADEHDDPGHITWRWKDQALDKRWWYYAKILRGKATLIDLTTAPAFYALSENYGEPEQDYRDQYGDGQLSHEAKTLYETLLTAGPLDTVNLRRQMHMTSQASNTPFESALVHLQRDFKILPVGVAETGAWRYSFIYECTHRWYPDLPAAARAISRQAARRILAGHFLRAMGAARPADLRKLFGWKPDEIEAALAGLAREELARGGCHLAGEKGEWWAWEPLLAA
- a CDS encoding methyltransferase domain-containing protein; this translates as MNCCQCEGIEREFDAAEAAAMLKEYQEQGLRGTTRMLVDALKAEGVEGAELLDIGGGIGGIQHALLAAGATRAVHIDASSAYLQSARAEADRLGLGERIRFQHGDFVTLAPEVAPADVVTLDRVICCYHDMPGLVGRSVERTRRLYGLVYPRDGWWIRLGMRAGNLGLRFSRSPFRIFNHPTAAVDGLVRSHGFQRRFHRQTWLWQVVVYAR